From Carettochelys insculpta isolate YL-2023 chromosome 8, ASM3395843v1, whole genome shotgun sequence, a single genomic window includes:
- the STEAP3 gene encoding metalloreductase STEAP3 isoform X3, giving the protein MSHGDMAKPLLACQNVDSNPDLAPPAGRTIGILGSGDFARSLATRLLCSGFKVVVGSRNPKRCGGLFPSAAEVTLQEEAVKKTDIIFVAVFREHYSALCDLTDVLAGKILVDVSNNTEINHHKESNAEYLASLFPACTVVKGFNVISAWTLQSGPRDGNKQVLLCCDNQEARRTVAEIAQVMGFTPVDMGSLSSASEIENVPLRLLPAWKIPVCLALGLFLCFYTYNFIRHVLHPYIREQKNKFYKMPVEVVNNSLPCVAYVMLSLVYLPGVLAASFQLYYGTKYRRFPDWLDQWLQHRKQIGLLSFFCAALHAVYSLCLPMRRSHRYQLINAAVKQVMEKKMDAWVEEEVWRMEIYISFGIMALGLLSLLAITSLPSIANSLNWREFSFIQSTLGFIALVISTIHTLTFGWTRAFDENQYKFYLPPSYTLTLLVPCTVILAKVFFHLPCIHQRLRRIRNGWEKGSAGGCLHPI; this is encoded by the exons ATGTCACACGGAGACATGGCAAAACCGCTCCTTGCTTGCCAGAATGTGGACAGCAACCCAGACCTGGCCCCGCCTGCTGGCCGAACCATCGGGATCCTGGGAAGCGGCGACTTTGCACGCTCGTTGGCTACACGTCTGCTGTGCTCAGGTTTCAAGGTGGTGGTGGGCAGCCGCAACCCGAAGCGCTGCGGGGGCCTCTTTCCTTCTGCTGCTGAAGTAACCCTCCAGGAGGAGGCTGTCAAGAAGACGGATATTATTTTTGTGGCAGTTTTCCGGGAACATTACTCCGCGCTCTGTGACCTGACGGATGTGCTGGCTGGCAAAATACTCGTGGATGTCAGCAACAATACTGAAATTAACCACCACAAAGAATCAAATGCTGAGTACTTGGCTTCACTTTTCCCAGCTTGCACTGTCGTCAAAGGATTTAATGTGATATCTGCATGGACCTTACAGTCAGGTCCCAGAGATGGGAATAAGCAG GTCTTGCTTTGCTGTGATAATCAAGAAGCCCGGCGTACAGTCGCTGAAATTGCTCAGGTGATGGGGTTCACCCCCGTGGACATGGGCTCCTTATCTTCGGCTTCTGAGATCGAGAATGTTCCCCTACGCCTCCTCCCCGCTTGGAAAATCCCTGTCTGTCTGGCCCTGGGTCTCTTTCTCTGTTTCTACACCTACAACTTCATCAGACACGTCTTGCACCCATACATCCGGGAACAGAAAAACAAGTTCTACAAGATGCCAGTGGAAGTGGTCAATAACTCGCTGCCCTGCGTAGCCTACGTCATGCTGTCCCTCGTTTACCTACCCGGCGTCCTGGCAGCCTCTTTCCAGCTGTACTATGGCACCAAGTATAGACGCTTTCCCGACTGGCTAgaccagtggctgcagcacaGAAAGCAGATTGGCCTCCTGAGTTTCTTTTGTGCGGCCTTGCACGCTGTGTACAGCCTCTGCTTGCCCATGCGCCGATCTCATCGGTACCAGTTAATTAACGCAGCCGTCAAGCAG GTCATGGAGAAGAAGATGGATGCCTGGGTAGAGGAGGAGGTCTGGAGAATGGAGATTTACATCTCTTTCGGAATAATGGCTCTGGGCCTGCTGTCATTGCTTGCCATCACTTCGCTTCCTTCCATCGCAAACTCTCTCAACTGGAGGGAATTCAGTTTCATTCAG TCCACCCTTGGATTTATTGCCCTGGTAATCAGCACCATCCACACCCTCACCTTTGGATGGACCAGGGCCTTTGATGAAAACCAATACAAATTCTATCTGCCACCAAGTTACACGCTCACGCTACTTGTGCCATGTACCGTGATCTTAGCGAAAGTATTCTTCCACTTGCCCTGTATCCACCAAAGACTGCGGCGCATCAGGAACGGCTGGGAAAAGGGAAG tgcgGGGGGCTGTTTGCATCCAATATAA
- the STEAP3 gene encoding metalloreductase STEAP3 isoform X2: MSHGDMAKPLLACQNVDSNPDLAPPAGRTIGILGSGDFARSLATRLLCSGFKVVVGSRNPKRCGGLFPSAAEVTLQEEAVKKTDIIFVAVFREHYSALCDLTDVLAGKILVDVSNNTEINHHKESNAEYLASLFPACTVVKGFNVISAWTLQSGPRDGNKQVLLCCDNQEARRTVAEIAQVMGFTPVDMGSLSSASEIENVPLRLLPAWKIPVCLALGLFLCFYTYNFIRHVLHPYIREQKNKFYKMPVEVVNNSLPCVAYVMLSLVYLPGVLAASFQLYYGTKYRRFPDWLDQWLQHRKQIGLLSFFCAALHAVYSLCLPMRRSHRYQLINAAVKQVMEKKMDAWVEEEVWRMEIYISFGIMALGLLSLLAITSLPSIANSLNWREFSFIQSTLGFIALVISTIHTLTFGWTRAFDENQYKFYLPPSYTLTLLVPCTVILAKVFFHLPCIHQRLRRIRNGWEKGRYVKFTLPSATGEYSSGESSSNV, encoded by the exons ATGTCACACGGAGACATGGCAAAACCGCTCCTTGCTTGCCAGAATGTGGACAGCAACCCAGACCTGGCCCCGCCTGCTGGCCGAACCATCGGGATCCTGGGAAGCGGCGACTTTGCACGCTCGTTGGCTACACGTCTGCTGTGCTCAGGTTTCAAGGTGGTGGTGGGCAGCCGCAACCCGAAGCGCTGCGGGGGCCTCTTTCCTTCTGCTGCTGAAGTAACCCTCCAGGAGGAGGCTGTCAAGAAGACGGATATTATTTTTGTGGCAGTTTTCCGGGAACATTACTCCGCGCTCTGTGACCTGACGGATGTGCTGGCTGGCAAAATACTCGTGGATGTCAGCAACAATACTGAAATTAACCACCACAAAGAATCAAATGCTGAGTACTTGGCTTCACTTTTCCCAGCTTGCACTGTCGTCAAAGGATTTAATGTGATATCTGCATGGACCTTACAGTCAGGTCCCAGAGATGGGAATAAGCAG GTCTTGCTTTGCTGTGATAATCAAGAAGCCCGGCGTACAGTCGCTGAAATTGCTCAGGTGATGGGGTTCACCCCCGTGGACATGGGCTCCTTATCTTCGGCTTCTGAGATCGAGAATGTTCCCCTACGCCTCCTCCCCGCTTGGAAAATCCCTGTCTGTCTGGCCCTGGGTCTCTTTCTCTGTTTCTACACCTACAACTTCATCAGACACGTCTTGCACCCATACATCCGGGAACAGAAAAACAAGTTCTACAAGATGCCAGTGGAAGTGGTCAATAACTCGCTGCCCTGCGTAGCCTACGTCATGCTGTCCCTCGTTTACCTACCCGGCGTCCTGGCAGCCTCTTTCCAGCTGTACTATGGCACCAAGTATAGACGCTTTCCCGACTGGCTAgaccagtggctgcagcacaGAAAGCAGATTGGCCTCCTGAGTTTCTTTTGTGCGGCCTTGCACGCTGTGTACAGCCTCTGCTTGCCCATGCGCCGATCTCATCGGTACCAGTTAATTAACGCAGCCGTCAAGCAG GTCATGGAGAAGAAGATGGATGCCTGGGTAGAGGAGGAGGTCTGGAGAATGGAGATTTACATCTCTTTCGGAATAATGGCTCTGGGCCTGCTGTCATTGCTTGCCATCACTTCGCTTCCTTCCATCGCAAACTCTCTCAACTGGAGGGAATTCAGTTTCATTCAG TCCACCCTTGGATTTATTGCCCTGGTAATCAGCACCATCCACACCCTCACCTTTGGATGGACCAGGGCCTTTGATGAAAACCAATACAAATTCTATCTGCCACCAAGTTACACGCTCACGCTACTTGTGCCATGTACCGTGATCTTAGCGAAAGTATTCTTCCACTTGCCCTGTATCCACCAAAGACTGCGGCGCATCAGGAACGGCTGGGAAAAGGGAAGGTATGTGAAATTCACACTGCCCAGCGCAACAGGTGAATATTCAAGTGGAGAAAGTTCCAGTAATGTGTAG